A single Kryptolebias marmoratus isolate JLee-2015 linkage group LG16, ASM164957v2, whole genome shotgun sequence DNA region contains:
- the cobl gene encoding protein cordon-bleu isoform X1, whose product MTESSKPPSGRRMKAHAPPPPQVPQPAPRNLFRNSAPDGGGTLAMDAKENLLKPTVDFLLTLPQGHQSFETEDGSKALMDLLVELCSRHQLNPSLHTLELLSPEGHSLGFKPNALLGSFNVTRVLIKKKVVEEKVARRPAPKVPEKARPVKPVRAHAKKTVRLMVNYHGSQKAVVRVNPLVPLQALIPVICDKCDFNPAHVLLLKDGVSRHELPLDKSLTDLGIKELYVHDQSLVLQPKMASAPVLNCSDSIYSSTTSLGRPQKKGLLNIFQFSRKKSKTETRSVDMDDLNTDIKPNGLSSVSGTRVMEVRPSCLGQSQSVTDIPRTSAMIETKKKRAPAPPGSGADTGLGQTSINNNQVGLASESQRKRKAPAPPPTPSSITQDSDGTSTPAALSPDQIPTPARRNKVAQSATVSDASVVVQTVKPSPRKRAGQPPPVCDTTPSRSSPSLSCSTTDSLAVQDSSSELSRSLDDSDVDLEQAGSPCSTSSTASGSVQVQPTTKDSRSLPGQTNQDVNSDSSSRSDMESALNLKLDEVENSRHSGMAWPHSTKSSSVQKQETAAPEVETSSLDSSSVGSSLPGQGYAPFEVMEEGEDSGVISSPSDTQPTSPDGSFSVDGRVEGRGEKLGEPPRATSSDSDEGCVTWRPKHSQIDTSPQEQSVDSFEDDSELTAQLHQTLADLESDLADNTDGVSTTHTFFTKSTDSNEVPVSLVDMYVPVTAIDEVLEDHNIVVHEVKIPAKTESADCKDPGFCQKSNVEPQNKNNNAYTAAVSQKRSSAKSEQFEQINKPLENKSTGVKKEEKILETKFKELSIDDTKHVKEEKHTLSVRSNVDVQRKNKTTEMDCDLPKSNAQSLQKPNLSPVIQISSSAENKKEIQRASRNNSSFSTANGKITHNVPSRFGMKTFTVVPPKPSTLNAAVKQSAGTVSTGAIRIDDQGNMVTAGIFHNKVSRSSESDISKGVPFCENAKAFWSSTERQENVVAHRTALIDKTKDSISGLSSAPPTVGLEAKLRTNTAEKQKTMQSAVSETAKTVQPKVVVKEETNELVKDVTPANKKGIEVESKTSVSSYAQLPSKPALPPPLPSDLKHQLNFLRPSRRTSSQYVASAIAKYTPKTSVKPTSIPKSPDSAKSLKTQTAAGVQRSGPFVQVTPLLSPQSSLSNNKENASISAPILPGPKRSTSYPEHVSDSQRDFREVKLDKEGFSNCAVSSKEGSPVLDPETVKSNNSGFTQKRVTDNIMGEYIKMDQPRISSPSRITVLHSSSKPPIAQKITSQEHINDMKDTSQDMKPQSSATVSDNNVAPGPAAVTVFGPIKKFKPVICKSVEKETSLHSSLMEAIQTGGGKDRLKKISTNHSNMKKATYVEEENERSALLAAIRAQNNMNRLKKTKSEAADELEQFKKETSEEKRSSGSSPSPPSSTGSSTGFTSPPSPPTSKPPPPPPVLPQGKPNSAVQINAPMNPAMAREAMLEAIRSGSGAGKLKKVSVPTKTIQVNGRLGIIKSTSSTAPEH is encoded by the exons GAGGAGAATGAAGGCCCATGCCCCACCTCCCCCACAGGTCCCTCAGCCCGCTCCACGTAACTTATTCAGAAACTCTGCACCTGATGGGGGAGGGACGTTAGCCATGGATGCTAAGGAGAACTTACTGAAGCCCACCGTGGATTTCCTCCTAACTCTGCCACAGGGGCACCAAAGTTTTGAAACAGAAGATGGAAG TAAAGCTCTGATGGACTTGCTGGTTGAGCTGTGCAGTCGCCACCAACTGAATCCATCACTTCACACCCTGGAGCTTCTGTCACCCGAGGGACACTCGCTGGGGTTCAAACCCAACGCCCTGCTTGGCTCCTTCAACGTGACCAGGGTGCTCATCAAGAAGAAAGTTGTGGAGGAGAAAGTGGCACGCAGACCAGCGCCCAAAGTGCCAGAG AAGGCAAGGCCAGTGAAACCAGTAAGGGCTCATGCTAAG AAAACAGTGCGTTTGATGGTGAACTACCACGGCAGCCAGAAGGCTGTGGTTCGAGTCAACCCATTGGTTCCACTCCAGGCTTTGATACCAGTCATCTGTGACAAGTGTGATTTTAACCCCGCACATGTTCTGCTTCTGAAAGACGGTGTCAGCCGTCACGAACTACCACTGGACAAATCTCTGACCGATCTGGGAATCAAGGAGCTCTATGTGCATGATCAGAGTCTAG ttttgcaGCCTAAAATGGCTTCTGCCCCTGTTCTAAACTGCTCAG ATTCTATTTATTCCAGCACTACCAGTTTGGGAAGACCTCAAAAGAAAGGCCTCCTAAATATCTTCCAGTTCAGCAGAAAGAAATCCaag ACAGAGACCAGATCTGTGGACATGGATGACTTAAATACAGACATAAAACCCAAT GGTCTGTCCTCGGTGTCAGGGACCCGCGTTATGGAGGTTCGGCCCAGCTGTTTGGGGCAGTCTCAGTCTGTCACGGATATCCCCAGGACGTCTGCCATGATTGAGACCAAGAAGAAAAGGGCCCCAGCACCACCTGGTTCTGGGGCCGACACCGGCCTGGGACAAACAAGCATCAACAACAATCAG GTTGGTCTTGCATCAGAAAGCCAGAGGAAAAGAAaggctccagctcctcctcccaCTCCATCCTCCATCACCCAGGACTCTGATGGCACTTCGACACCTGCTGCTCTTTCTCCCGATCAAATTCCCACCCCAGCCCGCCGCAACAAGGTGGCACAGTCAGCCACAGTCTCTGACGCTTCAGTTGTCGTGCAAACAGTAAAACCATCTCCCCGCAAAAGAGCAGGTCAGCCTCCACCTGTGTGCGACACCACCCCAAGCCGCAGCTCTCCGTCCCTGAGCTGCAGCACTACAGACAGCCTGGCTGTGCAGGATTCCAGCTCGGAGCTCAGTCGCAGCCTTGACGACTCTGATGTCGACCTCGAGCAGGCCGGTTCGCCCTGCAGCACTAGTAGCACAGCAAGCGGTTCTGTGCAGGTCCAGCCCACAACAAAAGACTCGAGGAGCTTACCTGGCCAAACAAATCAAGATGTGAATTCAGACAGCAGTTCGAGGTCAGACATGGAGTCGGCTCTGAACCTGAAACTGGATGAAGTGGAGAACAGTCGTCACAGTGGAATGG CTTGGCCTCATTCAACGAAGAGCTCCAGTGTCCAGAAACAAGAAACTGCAGCACCCGAGGTTGAGACTTCCTCTTTGGACAGCAGCAGTGTTGGCAGCAGCCTGCCTGGCCAGGGTTACGCTCCCTTTGAAGTGATGGAAGAGGGCGAGGACTCGGGTGTCATCAGCTCTCCATCTGACACCCAACCAACGTCTCCGGATGGGAGTTTTTCAGTGGATGGAAGAGTTGAAGGCAGAGGAGAGAAACTTGGGGAACCACCGAGGGCCACTTCGAGTGACAGCGATGAGGGATGTGTCACCTGGAGACCAAAACACAG TCAAATTGACACAAGCCCTCAGGAGCAATCAGTCGACAGCTTTGAAGATGACTCCGAGCTCACAGCTCAGCTCCACCAGACTCTGGCAGACTTGGAATCAGACCTTGCAG acaacaCAGATGGTGTCTCAACAACACACACCTTTTTTACCAAGTCCACTGACAGTAATGAAGTACCTGTGTCTTTAGTAGACATGTATGTGCCAGTCACAGCCATAGATGAAGTACTGGAAGACCATAATATTGTAGTGCATGAGGTAAAAATACCTGCCAAGACTGAGTCAGCTGACTGCAAAG ATCCAGGCTTTTGTCAGAAGTCTAATGTGGagccacagaacaaaaacaacaatgctTATACAGCTGCTGTCAGTCAAAAAAGGAGCAGTGCAAAATCGGAGCAATTTGAGCAGATTAACAAACCGCTAGAGAACAAATCTACAGGTGttaaaaaggaagagaaaataCTAGAGACAAAATTTAAAGAGCTGAGTATTGATGATACAAAGCATGTGAAAGAGGAGAAACACACTCTGTCTGTGAGATCTAATGTGgatgtgcaaagaaaaaacaagactaCTGAGATGGACTGTGATCTCCCTAAAAGTAATGCTCAGTCATTACAGAAACCTAATCTCTCACCAGTGATTCAGATATCATCAtctgcagaaaacaagaaagagaTACAAAGAGCTTCCCGAAACAACTCTAGCTTTAGCACCGCAAATGGTAAAATCACTCACAACGTCCCATCACGCTTTGGTATGAAAACTTTTACCGTGGTCCCTCCCAAACCCTCCACCTTAAATGCTGCTGTAAAACAGTCAGCTGGGACAGTAAGCACTGGTGCCATTAGGATAGATGATCAAGGAAATATGGTGACAGCAGGTATCTTCCATAACAAAGTCAGTAGGTCATCTGAGTCAGATATTTCCAAGGGTGTacctttttgtgaaaatgccAAAGCATTTTGGAGCTCCactgaaagacaagaaaatgttGTGGCTCACAGAACAGCTCTGATTGATAAAACTAAGGACAGCATCAGTGGACTCAGCAGTGCTCCTCCTACTGTTGGCTTGGAAGCCAAGTTAAGGACCAATACcgcagaaaagcagaaaacaatgCAAAGTGCAGTTTCTGAAACTGCAAAGACAGTTCAGCCTAAAGTGGTGGTGAAGGAAGAAACTAACGAACTTGTGAAAGATGTCACACCCGCAAATAAAAAGGGGATTGAGGTGGAGAGCAAGACTTCAGTGTCCAGTTATGCTCAGTTGCCAAGTAAACCTGCCCTTCCCCCTCCTCTGCCTTCAGACTTAAAACACCAGCTGAACTTTCTCAGACCATCCAGGCGAACCTCAAGCCAATATGTGGCTTCTGCCATCGCTAAGTACACCCCAAAGACTTCAGTTAAACCTACCAGCATCCCAAAAAGCCCCGACTCTGCCAAGTCATTGAAAACACAGACTGCTGCTGGCGTCCAGAGGTCAGGACCTTTCGTTCAAGTAACTCCACTCTTGTCCCCCCAGTCGTCTTTATCAAACAATAAGGAGAATGCCTCTATATCTGCACCCATCCTTCCTGGTCCCAAGAGGTCCACAAGCTACCCAGAGCATGTGTCAGATAGTCAGAGAGATTTCAGAGAAGTGAAATTAGACAAGGAAGGGTTTTCAAATTGTGCCGTGTCCAGCAAAGAAGGCTCTCCTGTGTTGGACCCAGAAACAGTCAAGAGTAATAACAGTGGATTCACTCAAAAAAGAGTGACGGACAATATTATGGGAGAATATATCAAAATGGATCAACCCAGAATCTCAAGCCCATCAAGAATCACTGTTCTGCACTCATCCTCCAAACCACCCATAGCCCAAAAGATCACATCCCAAGAACACATAAAT GACATGAAGGATACATCTCAGGACATGAAACCACAGTCCTCAGCCACAGTATCAGACAATAATGTAGCCCCTGGACCTGCTGCTGTGACGGTGTTCGGACCCATTAAAAAGTTCAAACCAGTCATCTGTAAATCTGTTGAGAAAGAGACGTCTCTGCACAGTAGCTTGATGGAGGCGATCCAGACAGGTGGAGGCAAAGACAGACTGAAGAAG ATATCCACTAACCACAGCAACATGAAGAAAGCGACTTATGTTGAGGAGGAGAACGAACGATCTGCTCTTCTAGCTGCCATTAGAGCCCAAAACAACATGAACAGACTGAAGAAG ACAAAATCTGAGGCTGCCGATGAGCTCGAGCAGTTCAAGAAGGAAACCTCTGAGGAGAAGAGAAGTTCAGGCTCCTCCCCTTCCCCTCCATCTTCGACGGGCTCTTCCACCGGCTTTACCTCGCCACCATCTCCACCTACCAGTaaacctccacctcctccccctgTCTTGCCCCAGGGTAAACCTAATTCTGCAGTTCAAATAAACGCTCCCATGAACCCTGCCATGGCCAGGGAGGCGATGCTGGAGGCTATTCGCTCTGGATCTGGAGCTGGAAAGCTGAAAAAG gtcTCTGTGCCTACGAAGACAATCCAAGTGAACGGCAGACTGGGAATTATTAAATCAACCTCATCTACAGCCCCTGAACATTAA
- the cobl gene encoding protein cordon-bleu isoform X5, which translates to MTESSKPPSGRRMKAHAPPPPQVPQPAPRNLFRNSAPDGGGTLAMDAKENLLKPTVDFLLTLPQGHQSFETEDGSKALMDLLVELCSRHQLNPSLHTLELLSPEGHSLGFKPNALLGSFNVTRVLIKKKVVEEKVARRPAPKVPEKARPVKPVRAHAKKTVRLMVNYHGSQKAVVRVNPLVPLQALIPVICDKCDFNPAHVLLLKDGVSRHELPLDKSLTDLGIKELYVHDQSLDSIYSSTTSLGRPQKKGLLNIFQFSRKKSKTETRSVDMDDLNTDIKPNGLSSVSGTRVMEVRPSCLGQSQSVTDIPRTSAMIETKKKRAPAPPGSGADTGLGQTSINNNQVGLASESQRKRKAPAPPPTPSSITQDSDGTSTPAALSPDQIPTPARRNKVAQSATVSDASVVVQTVKPSPRKRAGQPPPVCDTTPSRSSPSLSCSTTDSLAVQDSSSELSRSLDDSDVDLEQAGSPCSTSSTASGSVQVQPTTKDSRSLPGQTNQDVNSDSSSRSDMESALNLKLDEVENSRHSGMAWPHSTKSSSVQKQETAAPEVETSSLDSSSVGSSLPGQGYAPFEVMEEGEDSGVISSPSDTQPTSPDGSFSVDGRVEGRGEKLGEPPRATSSDSDEGCVTWRPKHSQIDTSPQEQSVDSFEDDSELTAQLHQTLADLESDLADNTDGVSTTHTFFTKSTDSNEVPVSLVDMYVPVTAIDEVLEDHNIVVHEVKIPAKTESADCKDPGFCQKSNVEPQNKNNNAYTAAVSQKRSSAKSEQFEQINKPLENKSTGVKKEEKILETKFKELSIDDTKHVKEEKHTLSVRSNVDVQRKNKTTEMDCDLPKSNAQSLQKPNLSPVIQISSSAENKKEIQRASRNNSSFSTANGKITHNVPSRFGMKTFTVVPPKPSTLNAAVKQSAGTVSTGAIRIDDQGNMVTAGIFHNKVSRSSESDISKGVPFCENAKAFWSSTERQENVVAHRTALIDKTKDSISGLSSAPPTVGLEAKLRTNTAEKQKTMQSAVSETAKTVQPKVVVKEETNELVKDVTPANKKGIEVESKTSVSSYAQLPSKPALPPPLPSDLKHQLNFLRPSRRTSSQYVASAIAKYTPKTSVKPTSIPKSPDSAKSLKTQTAAGVQRSGPFVQVTPLLSPQSSLSNNKENASISAPILPGPKRSTSYPEHVSDSQRDFREVKLDKEGFSNCAVSSKEGSPVLDPETVKSNNSGFTQKRVTDNIMGEYIKMDQPRISSPSRITVLHSSSKPPIAQKITSQEHINDMKDTSQDMKPQSSATVSDNNVAPGPAAVTVFGPIKKFKPVICKSVEKETSLHSSLMEAIQTGGGKDRLKKISTNHSNMKKATYVEEENERSALLAAIRAQNNMNRLKKTKSEAADELEQFKKETSEEKRSSGSSPSPPSSTGSSTGFTSPPSPPTSKPPPPPPVLPQGKPNSAVQINAPMNPAMAREAMLEAIRSGSGAGKLKKVSVPTKTIQVNGRLGIIKSTSSTAPEH; encoded by the exons GAGGAGAATGAAGGCCCATGCCCCACCTCCCCCACAGGTCCCTCAGCCCGCTCCACGTAACTTATTCAGAAACTCTGCACCTGATGGGGGAGGGACGTTAGCCATGGATGCTAAGGAGAACTTACTGAAGCCCACCGTGGATTTCCTCCTAACTCTGCCACAGGGGCACCAAAGTTTTGAAACAGAAGATGGAAG TAAAGCTCTGATGGACTTGCTGGTTGAGCTGTGCAGTCGCCACCAACTGAATCCATCACTTCACACCCTGGAGCTTCTGTCACCCGAGGGACACTCGCTGGGGTTCAAACCCAACGCCCTGCTTGGCTCCTTCAACGTGACCAGGGTGCTCATCAAGAAGAAAGTTGTGGAGGAGAAAGTGGCACGCAGACCAGCGCCCAAAGTGCCAGAG AAGGCAAGGCCAGTGAAACCAGTAAGGGCTCATGCTAAG AAAACAGTGCGTTTGATGGTGAACTACCACGGCAGCCAGAAGGCTGTGGTTCGAGTCAACCCATTGGTTCCACTCCAGGCTTTGATACCAGTCATCTGTGACAAGTGTGATTTTAACCCCGCACATGTTCTGCTTCTGAAAGACGGTGTCAGCCGTCACGAACTACCACTGGACAAATCTCTGACCGATCTGGGAATCAAGGAGCTCTATGTGCATGATCAGAGTCTAG ATTCTATTTATTCCAGCACTACCAGTTTGGGAAGACCTCAAAAGAAAGGCCTCCTAAATATCTTCCAGTTCAGCAGAAAGAAATCCaag ACAGAGACCAGATCTGTGGACATGGATGACTTAAATACAGACATAAAACCCAAT GGTCTGTCCTCGGTGTCAGGGACCCGCGTTATGGAGGTTCGGCCCAGCTGTTTGGGGCAGTCTCAGTCTGTCACGGATATCCCCAGGACGTCTGCCATGATTGAGACCAAGAAGAAAAGGGCCCCAGCACCACCTGGTTCTGGGGCCGACACCGGCCTGGGACAAACAAGCATCAACAACAATCAG GTTGGTCTTGCATCAGAAAGCCAGAGGAAAAGAAaggctccagctcctcctcccaCTCCATCCTCCATCACCCAGGACTCTGATGGCACTTCGACACCTGCTGCTCTTTCTCCCGATCAAATTCCCACCCCAGCCCGCCGCAACAAGGTGGCACAGTCAGCCACAGTCTCTGACGCTTCAGTTGTCGTGCAAACAGTAAAACCATCTCCCCGCAAAAGAGCAGGTCAGCCTCCACCTGTGTGCGACACCACCCCAAGCCGCAGCTCTCCGTCCCTGAGCTGCAGCACTACAGACAGCCTGGCTGTGCAGGATTCCAGCTCGGAGCTCAGTCGCAGCCTTGACGACTCTGATGTCGACCTCGAGCAGGCCGGTTCGCCCTGCAGCACTAGTAGCACAGCAAGCGGTTCTGTGCAGGTCCAGCCCACAACAAAAGACTCGAGGAGCTTACCTGGCCAAACAAATCAAGATGTGAATTCAGACAGCAGTTCGAGGTCAGACATGGAGTCGGCTCTGAACCTGAAACTGGATGAAGTGGAGAACAGTCGTCACAGTGGAATGG CTTGGCCTCATTCAACGAAGAGCTCCAGTGTCCAGAAACAAGAAACTGCAGCACCCGAGGTTGAGACTTCCTCTTTGGACAGCAGCAGTGTTGGCAGCAGCCTGCCTGGCCAGGGTTACGCTCCCTTTGAAGTGATGGAAGAGGGCGAGGACTCGGGTGTCATCAGCTCTCCATCTGACACCCAACCAACGTCTCCGGATGGGAGTTTTTCAGTGGATGGAAGAGTTGAAGGCAGAGGAGAGAAACTTGGGGAACCACCGAGGGCCACTTCGAGTGACAGCGATGAGGGATGTGTCACCTGGAGACCAAAACACAG TCAAATTGACACAAGCCCTCAGGAGCAATCAGTCGACAGCTTTGAAGATGACTCCGAGCTCACAGCTCAGCTCCACCAGACTCTGGCAGACTTGGAATCAGACCTTGCAG acaacaCAGATGGTGTCTCAACAACACACACCTTTTTTACCAAGTCCACTGACAGTAATGAAGTACCTGTGTCTTTAGTAGACATGTATGTGCCAGTCACAGCCATAGATGAAGTACTGGAAGACCATAATATTGTAGTGCATGAGGTAAAAATACCTGCCAAGACTGAGTCAGCTGACTGCAAAG ATCCAGGCTTTTGTCAGAAGTCTAATGTGGagccacagaacaaaaacaacaatgctTATACAGCTGCTGTCAGTCAAAAAAGGAGCAGTGCAAAATCGGAGCAATTTGAGCAGATTAACAAACCGCTAGAGAACAAATCTACAGGTGttaaaaaggaagagaaaataCTAGAGACAAAATTTAAAGAGCTGAGTATTGATGATACAAAGCATGTGAAAGAGGAGAAACACACTCTGTCTGTGAGATCTAATGTGgatgtgcaaagaaaaaacaagactaCTGAGATGGACTGTGATCTCCCTAAAAGTAATGCTCAGTCATTACAGAAACCTAATCTCTCACCAGTGATTCAGATATCATCAtctgcagaaaacaagaaagagaTACAAAGAGCTTCCCGAAACAACTCTAGCTTTAGCACCGCAAATGGTAAAATCACTCACAACGTCCCATCACGCTTTGGTATGAAAACTTTTACCGTGGTCCCTCCCAAACCCTCCACCTTAAATGCTGCTGTAAAACAGTCAGCTGGGACAGTAAGCACTGGTGCCATTAGGATAGATGATCAAGGAAATATGGTGACAGCAGGTATCTTCCATAACAAAGTCAGTAGGTCATCTGAGTCAGATATTTCCAAGGGTGTacctttttgtgaaaatgccAAAGCATTTTGGAGCTCCactgaaagacaagaaaatgttGTGGCTCACAGAACAGCTCTGATTGATAAAACTAAGGACAGCATCAGTGGACTCAGCAGTGCTCCTCCTACTGTTGGCTTGGAAGCCAAGTTAAGGACCAATACcgcagaaaagcagaaaacaatgCAAAGTGCAGTTTCTGAAACTGCAAAGACAGTTCAGCCTAAAGTGGTGGTGAAGGAAGAAACTAACGAACTTGTGAAAGATGTCACACCCGCAAATAAAAAGGGGATTGAGGTGGAGAGCAAGACTTCAGTGTCCAGTTATGCTCAGTTGCCAAGTAAACCTGCCCTTCCCCCTCCTCTGCCTTCAGACTTAAAACACCAGCTGAACTTTCTCAGACCATCCAGGCGAACCTCAAGCCAATATGTGGCTTCTGCCATCGCTAAGTACACCCCAAAGACTTCAGTTAAACCTACCAGCATCCCAAAAAGCCCCGACTCTGCCAAGTCATTGAAAACACAGACTGCTGCTGGCGTCCAGAGGTCAGGACCTTTCGTTCAAGTAACTCCACTCTTGTCCCCCCAGTCGTCTTTATCAAACAATAAGGAGAATGCCTCTATATCTGCACCCATCCTTCCTGGTCCCAAGAGGTCCACAAGCTACCCAGAGCATGTGTCAGATAGTCAGAGAGATTTCAGAGAAGTGAAATTAGACAAGGAAGGGTTTTCAAATTGTGCCGTGTCCAGCAAAGAAGGCTCTCCTGTGTTGGACCCAGAAACAGTCAAGAGTAATAACAGTGGATTCACTCAAAAAAGAGTGACGGACAATATTATGGGAGAATATATCAAAATGGATCAACCCAGAATCTCAAGCCCATCAAGAATCACTGTTCTGCACTCATCCTCCAAACCACCCATAGCCCAAAAGATCACATCCCAAGAACACATAAAT GACATGAAGGATACATCTCAGGACATGAAACCACAGTCCTCAGCCACAGTATCAGACAATAATGTAGCCCCTGGACCTGCTGCTGTGACGGTGTTCGGACCCATTAAAAAGTTCAAACCAGTCATCTGTAAATCTGTTGAGAAAGAGACGTCTCTGCACAGTAGCTTGATGGAGGCGATCCAGACAGGTGGAGGCAAAGACAGACTGAAGAAG ATATCCACTAACCACAGCAACATGAAGAAAGCGACTTATGTTGAGGAGGAGAACGAACGATCTGCTCTTCTAGCTGCCATTAGAGCCCAAAACAACATGAACAGACTGAAGAAG ACAAAATCTGAGGCTGCCGATGAGCTCGAGCAGTTCAAGAAGGAAACCTCTGAGGAGAAGAGAAGTTCAGGCTCCTCCCCTTCCCCTCCATCTTCGACGGGCTCTTCCACCGGCTTTACCTCGCCACCATCTCCACCTACCAGTaaacctccacctcctccccctgTCTTGCCCCAGGGTAAACCTAATTCTGCAGTTCAAATAAACGCTCCCATGAACCCTGCCATGGCCAGGGAGGCGATGCTGGAGGCTATTCGCTCTGGATCTGGAGCTGGAAAGCTGAAAAAG gtcTCTGTGCCTACGAAGACAATCCAAGTGAACGGCAGACTGGGAATTATTAAATCAACCTCATCTACAGCCCCTGAACATTAA